The Aerosakkonema funiforme FACHB-1375 genome has a window encoding:
- a CDS encoding MFS transporter, with protein sequence MRKFILVWSGQTASIIGSQMTSFAMTIWAWEMTGHATALALFGLFNQLPRILIAPFAGVIVDRFSRKVLMMLGDTVAGLSAIAIVLLYLTGNLQIWHLYVTATINGSFEEIQELAYLAAISTMVPKQQYSRASSISFLASYGSSIVAPALAGTCYPTIGFMGILIVDIATFAIAIATLLLVPIPQPNITETESFSHPNIYKEIWFGWRYIVARPSLLAMLVFISLFWFAHDFGASLYAPMILARTGNDARVLATVASVAGASGVVGALLMSTLGGPKRRIQGFLLGTIAVGMSKIVFGFAQILWIWIPAQFCSSINFPMLGSCSDAIWLAKVKPQVQGRVFAIRSMSVLMASTLGYSVAGPLADYVFEPAMKPGGSLAVIFGGIFGNKAGAGMALLYVISSICLLAIGLIGYTSRRLREVEIIMPDCDVE encoded by the coding sequence ATGCGGAAATTTATTTTAGTTTGGAGCGGTCAAACAGCTTCTATTATTGGTAGCCAAATGACTAGCTTTGCCATGACTATCTGGGCGTGGGAAATGACAGGTCACGCCACAGCATTAGCTTTATTTGGTTTGTTTAACCAACTACCGCGCATATTGATAGCGCCGTTTGCGGGAGTAATTGTCGATCGCTTTAGCCGGAAAGTGCTGATGATGCTGGGCGATACGGTTGCGGGTCTATCCGCGATCGCGATCGTACTGCTTTATCTGACCGGCAATCTGCAAATCTGGCATCTCTACGTAACTGCTACTATCAACGGTTCTTTTGAGGAAATCCAAGAACTGGCATATTTAGCAGCTATATCAACAATGGTGCCAAAACAGCAGTACAGTCGCGCTAGCAGTATCAGCTTTTTGGCAAGTTACGGTTCCAGTATCGTCGCACCGGCTTTAGCTGGTACTTGCTATCCAACTATCGGCTTTATGGGTATTTTAATCGTCGATATTGCTACTTTTGCGATCGCGATCGCTACCTTGCTACTCGTACCTATTCCCCAACCGAATATTACAGAAACTGAAAGCTTCAGTCACCCAAATATCTACAAAGAAATTTGGTTTGGCTGGCGTTACATTGTCGCACGACCCAGCCTGCTAGCTATGTTGGTATTTATATCCTTATTTTGGTTTGCCCATGACTTTGGTGCTTCACTTTATGCACCCATGATTTTGGCACGCACTGGTAACGATGCTAGAGTATTAGCTACTGTAGCTTCAGTCGCCGGAGCGAGCGGCGTTGTGGGAGCGTTGCTCATGAGTACTTTGGGTGGCCCCAAGCGCCGGATACAGGGATTTTTGCTGGGTACGATCGCCGTGGGAATGAGCAAAATAGTGTTTGGATTTGCTCAGATCTTATGGATCTGGATTCCCGCACAATTTTGTTCGTCGATCAATTTCCCTATGCTTGGTAGTTGCAGCGATGCTATCTGGTTAGCCAAGGTTAAACCTCAAGTGCAAGGGCGCGTTTTTGCCATTCGCTCTATGAGTGTTCTGATGGCATCAACATTAGGCTATTCTGTAGCTGGGCCCCTGGCAGACTATGTTTTTGAGCCAGCTATGAAGCCGGGAGGTAGTCTCGCTGTCATTTTTGGGGGTATATTCGGCAACAAAGCTGGTGCTGGGATGGCGCTTTTGTACGTTATCAGTTCGATATGTTTGTTGGCGATCGGTTTAATTGGGTATACTTCGCGTCGATTGCGAGAAGTCGAAATTATTATGCCCGATTGCGATGTCGAGTAG
- a CDS encoding TonB-dependent siderophore receptor — MKQLQFLNALGFAGAVSVLVAAPAKAQIAQVTAVKLNPTPNGIEVILETIDGKPLQAFTGKYGETFFADIITAQLRLPEGDSFRQDNPAPGIRSIEVTRLDINSIRVKVIGAADVPTAQVTSQNRGLVVSLNTASGTATQPTSPTREPVTQVQPTQPTSPTGEPVTQVQPTQPTSPTRESVTQVQPTQPTSPTREPVTQVQPTQPTSPTGESVTQVQPTQPTSPTGEPVTQVQPTQPTSPTGEPVTQVQPTQPTSPRVQPPRERSVELIVIAEADETGYRAPSATAGTRTDTPLRDVPQAVQVVPQQVLEDRQVTRVEEAVRSTSGVNPTSSSISTFETFNIRGFESTNILRNGLRDSTNTQIPSETANLERLEVLKGPASVLFGQGSPGGVINLVTKRPLPDPFYAAEFSIGNFSFYRGAIDLSGPLNRSRNSLYRFNASYENSNTFVDFTQIERLFFAPVVSWDITEDTKLTLEGEFIRSSFPNYRGLPAVGTVLPNPNGKIPIERNIAEPNRDFIDNNANRLGYNLEHRFSENWSLRNSFRVTLFSYEQDSFFPNSLEPDNRTLTRGYSTGSSGTDNEIMATDLIGNFSTGPIDHKLLVGVELFRENNYKNKFDFGDIAPLDLFNPVYGSPNGEITFSLDNATLTRSAGFYVQDRISIFDKFKLILGGRFDFYEQQLTDKLANTETKQSEESFSPRVGIVYQPIEPISLYASFSRSFNPVIGTGFNNELFKPETGTQYEVGVKADLLDGRLSSTFAIYQLTRQNVLTPDPRDANFSIQTGEQRSRGVELDVTGEILPGLKVIASYAYTDATITEDNALPVGNRLDNVPKHSAGLFATYELQRGNLRGLGFGLGFFYVGERPGDLDNSFYLPDYFRTDAALYYRRDNFKVGLNVKNLFDIRYYEASNGPLRVFPGAPLTVQATIGLEF; from the coding sequence GTGAAACAACTGCAATTCCTCAATGCGCTTGGGTTTGCAGGAGCCGTATCGGTGTTAGTCGCAGCGCCTGCAAAGGCGCAAATCGCGCAAGTAACTGCCGTAAAGCTCAACCCGACACCCAATGGCATTGAGGTCATCTTAGAAACGATCGATGGTAAACCGCTACAAGCCTTCACCGGCAAGTATGGCGAAACCTTTTTTGCCGATATTATTACCGCGCAATTGCGTTTGCCAGAAGGAGATTCCTTTCGCCAAGACAATCCCGCACCGGGAATTCGATCGATAGAAGTTACCCGACTGGATATCAACAGTATCAGAGTTAAAGTTATCGGAGCAGCGGATGTACCCACCGCACAAGTGACTTCCCAAAATCGGGGTTTAGTTGTCAGTTTGAATACTGCATCCGGTACAGCAACTCAACCAACTTCCCCAACACGAGAACCGGTCACTCAAGTTCAACCAACTCAACCCACTTCTCCAACAGGAGAACCGGTCACTCAAGTTCAACCAACTCAGCCGACTTCTCCAACACGAGAATCGGTCACTCAAGTTCAACCAACTCAGCCGACTTCCCCAACACGAGAACCGGTCACTCAAGTTCAACCAACTCAACCGACTTCCCCAACAGGAGAATCGGTCACTCAAGTTCAACCAACTCAACCGACTTCCCCAACAGGAGAACCGGTCACTCAAGTTCAACCAACTCAACCGACTTCCCCAACAGGAGAACCGGTCACTCAAGTTCAACCAACCCAACCCACTTCCCCAAGGGTTCAGCCTCCCAGAGAACGATCGGTTGAACTGATTGTGATCGCTGAAGCAGACGAAACAGGATATCGAGCGCCTTCTGCAACTGCGGGAACTCGCACAGATACGCCATTGCGGGACGTACCCCAAGCAGTTCAGGTTGTTCCCCAGCAGGTACTCGAAGATCGACAAGTCACCCGCGTAGAAGAAGCAGTCAGAAGCACCAGCGGCGTCAATCCCACCAGTTCATCCATTAGCACATTTGAAACCTTTAATATTAGAGGTTTTGAAAGCACAAATATTCTCCGAAATGGTTTAAGGGATTCCACTAACACTCAAATTCCATCTGAAACCGCAAACCTGGAAAGATTAGAAGTCCTCAAAGGGCCAGCATCAGTTTTGTTCGGTCAAGGCAGTCCCGGCGGTGTAATCAACCTAGTCACAAAAAGACCGCTACCCGATCCGTTTTATGCTGCTGAATTTAGCATTGGAAATTTTAGCTTTTATCGCGGAGCCATAGATTTGAGTGGCCCGCTCAACCGCAGCCGAAATTCCCTCTATCGATTCAATGCTTCTTACGAAAATTCAAATACCTTCGTTGATTTTACTCAAATCGAGCGCTTATTTTTTGCGCCCGTAGTAAGTTGGGATATTACTGAGGATACAAAGCTAACCCTGGAAGGAGAGTTTATTCGATCGAGCTTTCCCAACTATCGCGGTTTGCCAGCGGTAGGTACAGTACTTCCCAACCCAAATGGCAAGATCCCGATCGAACGCAATATCGCCGAACCCAATCGAGATTTTATCGATAACAACGCTAACAGACTGGGATACAATTTAGAGCATCGCTTCAGCGAAAATTGGTCGTTGCGAAATAGTTTCCGGGTTACCCTGTTTTCCTACGAGCAAGATAGTTTTTTCCCGAATAGCCTCGAACCCGATAACCGAACTCTCACTCGCGGTTACTCTACAGGCAGTAGCGGTACAGATAACGAGATAATGGCAACCGATTTAATCGGTAACTTTTCCACAGGGCCGATCGATCATAAGTTACTCGTTGGAGTAGAGCTATTTAGGGAAAACAACTACAAAAATAAATTCGACTTTGGGGATATTGCACCGCTCGACCTTTTTAACCCGGTGTATGGCTCCCCTAACGGCGAAATTACCTTCAGTCTTGATAATGCTACCCTGACGCGATCGGCAGGCTTTTACGTCCAAGATCGAATATCGATTTTCGATAAATTTAAATTGATATTGGGCGGACGTTTTGACTTCTACGAACAGCAGCTAACCGATAAATTAGCCAATACAGAAACAAAACAATCCGAAGAATCATTCAGTCCACGGGTAGGTATCGTATATCAGCCGATCGAACCGATTTCTCTCTACGCCAGCTTCAGCCGTTCTTTTAATCCTGTAATCGGTACAGGCTTCAATAATGAACTATTTAAGCCGGAAACAGGCACTCAGTATGAAGTAGGCGTCAAAGCCGATCTTTTAGATGGCCGACTTTCTTCCACATTTGCTATTTACCAGTTGACTCGCCAAAACGTTCTCACACCAGATCCCAGAGATGCTAACTTTTCCATCCAAACTGGCGAACAAAGAAGCCGGGGTGTTGAGTTAGATGTAACTGGTGAAATCTTGCCAGGATTGAAAGTAATTGCTTCTTACGCTTATACAGATGCCACCATTACTGAAGATAATGCCTTGCCAGTTGGCAATCGACTCGATAACGTCCCAAAACATAGCGCTGGTTTGTTTGCAACTTATGAACTTCAAAGGGGAAATCTGCGCGGTTTGGGTTTCGGCTTGGGTTTCTTCTATGTAGGAGAACGTCCCGGAGATCTTGACAATAGTTTTTATCTACCGGATTATTTTCGCACCGATGCTGCTCTTTACTACAGAAGAGATAACTTTAAAGTCGGTTTGAATGTCAAGAATTTGTTTGACATTAGATATTATGAGGCTTCTAATGGCCCTCTGCGCGTTTTCCCCGGTGCGCCTTTGACGGTGCAGGCGACAATTGGTTTGGAGTTTTGA
- a CDS encoding PepSY-associated TM helix domain-containing protein: MKLRKLALVLHRYIGVTVGILLIAICLTGSLLVFGNEIDRFLNPQLLQVVPQPERVSLQYVVNRVNSVYPNLKIDSIDIPQNPTAVYRVWSESKDKQVVFVYVNPYNGSLLGSRLKEKTLMNFLVELHINFLAGEIGSLVVGICGILLLVLCVSGLVLWTGWRKFIQGFKIRWKAPSKLLNYDIHKVLGMLSVAFLLLIVSTGVAMSFFSQFEQAVYALTSTSLPVVPTKSNPAADRQTLPVDRILQNANKALPVAQTIWVNIPADSTGLYRVGKRFSQDTSLSSASSDSQIYVDQYSGKVLRVNTAHKGPLATKILYSLYPLHIGSYGGLGMRIIYVLVGLAPIGLFITGFVLWRHRKWSIARRQAAIKVTQKTKRYPEEDYFWVNEWPWF; encoded by the coding sequence ATGAAATTACGTAAACTGGCATTAGTTCTGCACCGATATATCGGTGTAACGGTGGGAATATTGCTGATTGCCATCTGCTTGACTGGCAGTTTATTGGTATTTGGTAATGAAATCGATCGCTTCCTAAATCCGCAGTTATTACAAGTAGTTCCACAACCAGAACGGGTATCTTTACAATATGTAGTAAATCGGGTTAACTCTGTTTATCCAAATCTGAAAATCGACTCGATCGATATTCCTCAAAATCCCACCGCCGTTTACAGAGTATGGAGCGAATCTAAGGACAAACAGGTAGTTTTTGTTTACGTCAATCCCTACAATGGTTCGCTCCTCGGTTCGCGCCTGAAAGAAAAAACTCTGATGAATTTTTTGGTCGAATTACATATAAACTTTCTAGCCGGCGAAATAGGCTCGCTAGTTGTAGGTATTTGCGGTATTCTGCTGCTAGTATTATGCGTAAGCGGACTTGTTCTGTGGACTGGTTGGCGGAAATTTATCCAAGGATTTAAGATTAGGTGGAAAGCTCCCTCAAAATTACTCAATTACGATATCCACAAAGTATTGGGTATGCTGTCGGTTGCTTTTCTTCTGCTCATTGTATCTACCGGGGTAGCAATGAGCTTTTTCTCTCAGTTTGAACAAGCTGTTTACGCGCTCACATCCACTTCATTACCTGTTGTTCCTACCAAATCTAACCCGGCTGCCGATCGACAAACTTTGCCAGTCGATCGCATCTTACAAAATGCCAATAAAGCTTTACCAGTAGCTCAAACAATTTGGGTCAATATCCCAGCAGATTCTACAGGTTTGTATAGAGTCGGGAAAAGGTTTTCCCAAGACACTTCCCTGAGTAGTGCGAGTAGCGATAGCCAGATTTATGTTGACCAATATAGCGGTAAAGTTTTGCGCGTTAACACCGCTCATAAAGGCCCTTTAGCAACTAAGATCCTGTATTCTCTTTACCCCTTACATATCGGTAGTTATGGCGGATTGGGAATGCGGATTATCTATGTATTGGTAGGTTTGGCACCCATCGGTTTGTTTATCACCGGCTTTGTATTATGGCGTCACCGTAAGTGGTCGATCGCTCGTCGTCAAGCCGCAATCAAAGTAACCCAAAAAACTAAACGATATCCGGAAGAAGATTACTTCTGGGTTAATGAATGGCCTTGGTTTTGA